TCCAACTGAAAACACAGAGAACAACGACTTTAAAACACATGAATTATACCACATGATAGAGGCAAAATAAACAAGTTTAGACAGGGAATATTCACCTTTGTGATAACACCTATTGTTCTATGACCTGGAGACAGTGAAGATTAGCAACATCAGATACTACACACTAAAGCAATCAATTTTTTTCCCTCCTCACTGGACTTGTTTAGCACAAAACTTACCATCAGGATCAGCGTTTCCTGCAATCTGAAGCGCATCAGAGTTCGCCAAATCCGAATTAGCAGGAGTAACAGCCAGTATCAAGCAGCTAGGCTGCTTGATGTAAGACAAGATCATGGTTCTAATACGCGCTTCAATATCAGTCGGCTGGTCACCCACAGGCACCTTAGTGATACCAGGAAGATCCACAAGCGTGATATCCAACACATTAGGCGAAAAAATCTTCAAACGAATCTGCTTATCCGACACACCTTTGTTCTCTCCCACCAATCTATTCGTCTCAGCCTACAAAAAGACGTTCACTTTCCACATTTATACCACAAAAGATGTTGACTTTATACATTTATACCACAAAAGATGTTGACTTTCTACATTTAAACCACAAAAGATGTTGACTTTCTACATTTAGACCAATGAAAGTAACAATTAGGGTAATCAATTCAAGAAACCTCAATTTCGCGACGAATCTCAGCGAAGTCGTAGATACGGTTGTTAGGGAGGTGAAGGAACTCTCCCCACTCGTCATCGGATCCGCCGCTGGCTTTGCTTTTGGTCTGGAGGAGCTGGAGGACGAGGGGGCGGCGAGTGCAGATGTCGTTGCCGCGAGGGAGAAAGTCTCTGCCGACGAGGGCTTCGAGGACGCTGGACTTGCCGCTGCTCTGGCTCCCGACGACGGCGACCTGAGGAAGCTCGATCGAGGACTGGCTCCCGAGCTGGGCGAAGATGTCTTGGAGCTTGTTGACGATGGGGATCACGGAGGATCCTAAAGGCGCCGCTTTGCTGGCGGCGGAAGAAGTCTCGTTGGTTGCTTCTTCGGAAGACATCGATGGATCGGATTTGAATTGaagagagattagggtttttgggTGAAGAGTCGATTTCGTGCTTAGTGTTATTGGGAGAAGACAGATCCTTCCTCCTCTCGATTTTTCGAGGCACGGATGAATGATAAAGATCAAGActtgttattctttttttttaatactaatatATCTCGAGTTTTTTACTTTATCATCAAgctcttaattttatttttgatcttaattaaaaatatattttacttggGCTAGAGTTTGGAAAACGTGAAGAAGTCGCATTTCGCTCTCTAGGTTAGTTAACTAATCaaaaactaggtgttttgtccgCGACTCGGgcttaacatttttataatttttgaaaagttatttgtacactatattcataattttagtaaaaaatttatttaattaattcaatattctatttttaattatataattaagaattttatttgattaatatttagttatataatttatgtttttaacttttactaaaagactttttcagataacaatacaatatatacagaaattatcttttttttaaattatattttcaaattttggataattattactattattaattttaatcaattatctaatcaaataaattaatatttcgtttttattttttaacttagttatatattttattcattaagggtataaacgatattaaccagtCTAACTTTTaagtgagagctcgattccaaaaacttactttgcaaataatagtatagattaagtAGGTCTAAAATGaacattatttaatttttgataaagttGCAAGCTTTTTGAAATGTTAGGGGgtatttttcaatttatataaacataagtGAGATGTGGGGTCGGTTTAGTCCTTTTTTAACAGGATAGGAGGAGAAGAAACAATTATCATCAGATCAGATTCAGACATAAGTGTTGGTCTAGAGGTGAGAGGAGGAGAAgacagatcatcatcatcatcatcatctgtcATCGAGCTTAAAGGTCTCTGCTTTGAATCCCAAAAGAATGAACGTAGAGGAGGAGATTCAGAAACTTGAGGAAGAGATCCATCGTCTTGGTTCTCTCCAGCCTGATGGCTCTTACAAGGTCTTCTTTGCTCTTCTTAGATCGTTTTCAATCCATTTGCTTTTCTCATTTAAAGATCCTcaattgatcttttttttttcattgcttCTTGCGATCAGATCTAAAAGATTGTTCATCCTGTTTCATGTGAATGTTATTGGTTGATAAGATCTTGAGgatttatttggtttttgtttgtttgttttttttttgtgttgggTTTAGGTGACGTTTGGTGTGTTGTTCAATGACGATCGATGTGCCAACATCTTCGAAGCTTTGGTTGGGACTTTGAGAGCTGCCAAGAAGCGCAAAATAGTGGCGTTCCCTGGAGAGCTCTTGCTCCAAGGTGTTCATGACAAGGTTGAGATCACTCTCCGACCATCTCCACCTCCACCTCAAGCTGCTGTCGCCGCCGCAACCACTTCCTAAGCTCCCCGTTTCCGATTTGTTTCGTTTTATCCTCTTATTTATCTGtgtaatgaaaatgatgaactcTGAAGATCTCAATGATTGCTTTTGCTTCTCACTCTCCCTCTCTTCAATTCACGATATAAaggtattaatattatttgagaaatgagaactgaaaaatataaaaggaaatGGTGGAGAACCTTTGCTTCTTCCATCTTCCTCGTTCCAAAAACGACGTCGTCTCCAGCATCGAAGCGCTTGATGGCGACATTCTTGAGTCGCTGCGTCTCCCATCTAAGGCTATCACCGGAGGAGGAGGATAAGAACAGCGGCAGGATCAGAGATACGGCGAGGGTAACACAGTCTTTTGGCGGGAGTGAGTCTGGAAGGCGTGGCGGGGGATCTTTATGTGCTTATCCAATGACACTGTGACACGTGGAGTGATGCTGTTATTAACAAACCAAAACGCACCGTTTTGTCTTTTGGTGTGAGTGAGTCTAGATGACGTGGTGGGAGCTTTTGTGCTTGTCCAATCAAAATCGGAGACGTGGAGTGATGCTGTTACTTTATTACTATTAACCAACTAAAACGCCGCCGTTTtgcatgtatttttatttaaagaatataaatagCAAAGCAGTTATCCCAAAAAGGAAacgaaagagagaagaaacgtGATCGGGAGGTGAACGAACCACACTTTCTCCAGTGATCTCTATTTCAGCCGAATACGGTGGATCTTCGCCGGAGCATCTCCCGGGGAAATCGGTTTCATATGGAGAGAGCCGATGAAGAAACCGGCGAGCCTTCCGGAGGAGCCGCCATAAGATCGAGGCTCAGTAACAGAGCAGATCCTTTCCTCGTTGTTTGCAGGTGCTTCAGCTTCGTTACCTCTCTTATCGCCATCCTCTGCGTCGTCGTTAACGTCCTCGCTGCTATTCGCTCCTTCCGAGATAGCCACGATGTAAATCATaacctccctctctctctctctatctttctcACTCTTTGATGATCTTCCTCGACTGAAGCttgtttttaatcatttttagcTGTTCGATGGAATATTCCGGTGTTATGCTGTGGTGATTGCTTGTTTCGTGGTTCTCGCTGAGACTGAATGGGGTTTCATCCTCAAATTTTCAAAGGTTAGTTTCTCTGTAGTATATGCTTCCTTTCGTCAGTACTTACCTAATCTATACGCAGGTTCTTGAGTACTGGGCTGGGAGAGGAATGCTTCAGATTTTGTAAGTTGTGGTTTATTTCataattctttttatttggAGTGTTTGCTTCAGACAATTCAAGGCCACGTGTCATGATTTAGTGTGTCATCATACCTGAATCAGCGTTTCTTGATTTTGAAACTTACAGTTCCAAGATGATGCTGAGAGAATTTGAGACCATTTCTTGgttgttttaagattttttttatatgtttgtgtttgtttgatTTGGTTATTTCAGTGTTGCTGTGATGACAAGAGCGTTCCCTGACTATCTAGCTCAGAAGAAGGATCTTCTGCTTCTACAGAATATCGCTAGCTACATGCTCCTTGCTTGTGGTCTTATCTATGTTATCTCAGTACGTCATCACATTCTTCCTCTCTTCTTTTGTCTTACTCTTGTAACTTTTCACTTAGTTAAGGTTGCACCGATATTGGCTACCGTCAGTTCATCTCTGATTGTTGTCTGGACTTCAGGGAGTTCTATGCATAGGCTTTCTGAAGCGTGCTCGACAGCAGAAGGAGATTTCAAGAGAACAAGCTGTCAAGGATCTTGAGGCAAGTATTGATTGTTTAAATTTGCATCGAGGCTCATTTGCATCATCATGGCATTATATTCATCAGATAGCGCTTCTAAATCATTGAATCTTGTTTGTTGCAGGAGATAGACCGACGCAGGGAAGAGCTGGAACAATTGCTCCTGATGCATCGCGGTAGAG
The Brassica napus cultivar Da-Ae chromosome A1, Da-Ae, whole genome shotgun sequence DNA segment above includes these coding regions:
- the LOC106438547 gene encoding costars family protein ST45-2, which produces MNVEEEIQKLEEEIHRLGSLQPDGSYKVTFGVLFNDDRCANIFEALVGTLRAAKKRKIVAFPGELLLQGVHDKVEITLRPSPPPPQAAVAAATTS
- the LOC106438546 gene encoding uncharacterized protein LOC106438546, whose protein sequence is MERADEETGEPSGGAAIRSRLSNRADPFLVVCRCFSFVTSLIAILCVVVNVLAAIRSFRDSHDLFDGIFRCYAVVIACFVVLAETEWGFILKFSKVLEYWAGRGMLQIFVAVMTRAFPDYLAQKKDLLLLQNIASYMLLACGLIYVISGVLCIGFLKRARQQKEISREQAVKDLEEIDRRREELEQLLLMHRGRDDV